A section of the Alkalihalobacillus sp. LMS39 genome encodes:
- a CDS encoding ABC-2 family transporter protein → MYYFSLFFQYASQYLKTRLTYRVDAVVEILSDLLFQAVNLVFILVVFGHTQFLSGWNREEIIFIYGFFLVPFAIFQAFFNIWDFNERYIVKGEMDRILTRPIHSLFQIILERMELESLFGVITGIAIMVYAAMHLDLTFTWYDPFVFIVFVLGGAFIYASIFIMIASISFWSDSRTDIMPMMYNIGNYGRYPVDIYNQVIRFVLTWILPFAFVGVYPAAYFLGREEWYVFAFLTPVVAVVFFLLSIMLWNKGVTKYRGAGN, encoded by the coding sequence ATGTATTATTTTTCACTGTTCTTTCAATACGCCTCACAATATTTAAAAACGAGATTAACGTATCGCGTTGATGCTGTTGTTGAAATTTTATCCGACTTATTATTTCAAGCCGTGAACCTCGTCTTTATTCTTGTCGTTTTCGGCCATACCCAATTTTTAAGCGGCTGGAACCGCGAGGAAATCATTTTTATTTACGGATTCTTTTTAGTTCCATTTGCGATTTTTCAAGCGTTTTTTAATATATGGGACTTTAACGAACGGTATATCGTAAAAGGGGAAATGGACCGAATATTAACACGACCGATTCACAGTTTGTTTCAAATTATACTAGAACGAATGGAGCTTGAATCATTATTCGGTGTCATTACTGGTATCGCAATTATGGTGTACGCCGCTATGCATTTAGATTTAACCTTCACATGGTATGACCCGTTTGTTTTTATCGTCTTTGTATTAGGCGGAGCATTTATTTACGCAAGTATTTTCATCATGATTGCAAGCATCTCCTTTTGGTCAGATAGCCGTACTGACATCATGCCGATGATGTACAATATCGGAAACTACGGCCGATATCCGGTTGATATTTACAATCAAGTCATCCGCTTTGTTCTCACATGGATATTGCCGTTCGCCTTTGTTGGTGTGTATCCTGCTGCTTACTTTCTAGGGCGAGAAGAATGGTATGTATTTGCCTTCTTAACGCCAGTTGTAGCCGTTGTGTTTTTCCTTCTATCGATTATGTTGTGGAATAAAGGCGTGACAAAATATCGCGGCGCAGGGAATTAG
- a CDS encoding DUF421 domain-containing protein codes for MNEIVITLLRTFIVFLVLLTMFRFMGKKELGEISLLDVVVSLMIAELAVISIEDHNISLIRGLAPIFLLILLQVILGSIGMRNQSFRKLVEGSPVMIIEDGKLIQENLQKHRYTLDDILFQLRQAKIADIREVEYAVLERSGTLSIFRKGEENSQFTLPLVLDGVIQENNLRIIKRTKDWLLTELEKEGYYTVDHIFYCSYMDDSFFIEMKDHGA; via the coding sequence TTGAACGAAATTGTAATTACACTACTACGAACATTTATCGTGTTTCTAGTGCTGTTAACGATGTTTCGTTTTATGGGGAAGAAAGAGTTAGGTGAAATTAGTTTACTTGATGTCGTTGTCTCCTTAATGATTGCAGAGTTAGCCGTCATATCGATTGAAGACCATAATATATCATTGATTCGTGGGCTTGCCCCGATTTTCTTATTGATTTTGCTCCAAGTCATTCTTGGCTCGATTGGAATGAGAAATCAATCGTTCCGCAAGCTTGTAGAAGGAAGTCCGGTCATGATAATTGAAGATGGCAAGCTCATTCAAGAAAATCTTCAAAAGCATCGCTACACATTAGACGATATCTTGTTTCAACTTAGACAAGCAAAAATCGCGGATATAAGAGAAGTCGAATATGCTGTGTTAGAACGATCTGGTACATTATCGATTTTTAGAAAAGGAGAAGAGAACAGTCAATTCACATTACCTTTAGTTTTGGATGGTGTCATTCAAGAAAACAATCTGCGCATCATCAAAAGAACGAAAGACTGGTTGCTCACTGAATTGGAAAAAGAGGGCTACTACACCGTTGACCATATTTTTTATTGTAGCTATATGGATGATTCGTTTTTTATTGAAATGAAAGACCATGGAGCATAA
- a CDS encoding ATP-binding cassette domain-containing protein — MNMIEVKTLRKEFKQYSSRSGLSGAFRDLFTRNYKIFSAVNDISFSIPKGEMVGYIGENGAGKSTTIKMLTGILTPTSGEVIVNGMNPHKQREQFVRTIGVVFGQRSQLWWDIAVQESFRLLKKVYNVPDEQYESHVKEIIETLELGPLLDKPVRKLSLGQRMRCELAAALIHNPPLLFLDEPTIGLDVLVKLKIREFLKEINRKYQTTILLTTHDLADIEALCERVIMLDEGKIIYDGGLKQLQQNWGAGKEIQFNFQAEISKETLEQQSTGLTVEWKKGENSNQWIAVTENDKDVSLIISRIAAEWTILDMKIDQVSTEEIIRNIYEEGVFHVR; from the coding sequence ATGAATATGATAGAAGTAAAAACATTACGAAAAGAATTTAAACAATACTCAAGCCGGTCTGGATTATCAGGGGCGTTTCGTGATTTATTTACACGAAATTATAAAATTTTTTCTGCCGTCAACGATATTTCGTTTTCTATTCCAAAAGGGGAAATGGTCGGCTATATCGGGGAAAATGGGGCAGGAAAATCAACAACCATTAAAATGCTAACAGGCATTTTAACACCGACATCAGGAGAAGTTATTGTAAATGGAATGAACCCACATAAACAACGAGAGCAATTCGTGCGTACGATAGGTGTTGTGTTCGGACAACGTTCCCAGCTATGGTGGGATATTGCCGTGCAAGAATCATTCCGTCTCTTAAAAAAAGTTTACAATGTACCTGATGAACAGTATGAAAGCCATGTAAAAGAAATCATTGAAACATTAGAGTTAGGACCGCTTCTAGATAAACCGGTCCGCAAACTGTCACTAGGACAACGAATGCGATGTGAACTAGCCGCAGCTCTCATTCACAATCCACCATTATTGTTTTTAGATGAGCCAACGATTGGGTTAGACGTATTAGTCAAACTGAAAATCCGTGAATTTTTAAAAGAAATCAATCGAAAATATCAAACTACAATTCTATTAACAACACATGATTTAGCTGATATCGAAGCATTATGTGAACGCGTCATTATGTTAGACGAAGGAAAAATCATTTATGACGGTGGCTTAAAACAGCTTCAGCAAAATTGGGGTGCAGGAAAAGAAATTCAATTTAATTTTCAAGCTGAAATTTCAAAAGAAACTTTAGAACAACAATCAACAGGACTCACAGTTGAGTGGAAAAAAGGCGAAAATAGCAATCAGTGGATTGCGGTTACAGAAAATGACAAAGATGTCTCCCTTATCATTAGTCGAATCGCAGCCGAGTGGACGATTCTCGACATGAAAATCGACCAAGTCTCAACAGAGGAAATCATTCGTAACATATATGAAGAAGGTGTCTTTCATGTCAGGTAA
- a CDS encoding daunorubicin ABC transporter permease — translation MSGKYLEMIRIRFLMMLAYRTNYYSGILIYSINIAAYYFLWTAIYGSQEEIQGLSVVQMTTYVAVAWMARAFYFNNIDREIAQEITEGKVAIEMIRPYSYLGMKTMQGLGEGIFRLLFFSAPGLFIVWLIFPIEFSASLSVWGLFFVSILFSFMINTQINLITGILTFFLFNNNGLIRGKRVVIDLFSGLLLPISFYPLWAQNVMTFLPFQAISYIPSMIFTEGFVGAEVWQALATQLVWTLILFIPIQILWIVAKKQLIVQGG, via the coding sequence ATGTCAGGTAAATACCTTGAAATGATTCGGATTCGCTTCTTAATGATGTTAGCGTATCGAACAAATTATTACAGCGGAATATTGATTTATTCGATTAATATCGCAGCGTATTATTTCCTTTGGACCGCCATTTACGGAAGCCAAGAAGAAATTCAAGGATTATCGGTCGTGCAAATGACGACTTATGTCGCTGTCGCATGGATGGCGCGGGCGTTTTATTTTAACAATATCGACAGAGAAATTGCCCAAGAAATAACCGAAGGAAAAGTGGCAATCGAAATGATCCGCCCGTATAGCTACTTAGGCATGAAAACGATGCAAGGGCTTGGGGAAGGTATTTTTCGACTGTTGTTTTTCTCAGCTCCGGGATTATTCATCGTATGGCTCATTTTCCCAATCGAATTTTCAGCAAGTTTGTCGGTGTGGGGTTTGTTTTTCGTGTCGATTTTATTTAGTTTTATGATTAACACACAAATCAACTTAATTACCGGAATCCTTACGTTTTTCTTATTTAATAATAATGGCTTAATTCGCGGGAAACGTGTTGTCATTGACTTGTTCTCAGGGTTATTGTTACCAATTAGCTTTTACCCGTTATGGGCCCAAAACGTCATGACGTTCTTACCGTTCCAGGCGATTAGCTATATTCCAAGTATGATTTTCACTGAAGGCTTTGTCGGAGCCGAAGTATGGCAGGCATTAGCGACTCAACTCGTGTGGACGCTCATTTTATTTATTCCGATTCAAATCTTATGGATAGTTGCGAAAAAGCAACTTATCGTGCAAGGAGGCTGA
- a CDS encoding glutamate synthase-related protein, translated as MTKQMRNWSPSTFRDFQKHVEHDSCGIVSVMEKKRIPTKKNIDDCINALITMNHRAGFINEEGDGVGIHIDIPKAVWKEKLTEANQDASIADRSDFVVGHFFIDQTANAQATKTEIKAKMVSCGFDLVYETDNVTNTDALGPLGRKEEPVFWQVALLPAFELSQLNETLFKLVIDIEENKLVHVASLSNYYAIYKVMGAGDVLPRYYHDLANPLVASTMTLGHNRYSTNTLSNFFRVQPFSIIGHNGEINTIAKLRDEARMLDIPLVDGASDSQDLNRVIETLIYRHNFSLFEALDVLFPPIVNEIKGMPDHLQDLYAYVREAWGHFAQGPAGIISRFGDEAAFSVDALGLRPVWMTETESSFYFASEQGIVSSSEFVAEPKPLAPGEKVGLQWKEDNLQVIFHDDYQELVFNRMSERVNVEGSRKRLSTPQMKDEKNTVTSLPLKITNGHYSAFGWDREHIQMVEQMADKGVEPIRSLGHDAPLATLHQGRKNIADFIKESVAVVTNPAIDRDREMEHFSTRVILGKRPSLFDHETDHTNLELVSPIVLEGATGAKLAEAGEQPSYNQVVSYYKELQASHILSATFGENETVAEALQRLVDDAAEAIANGAQLIVLDDEQAHSDNHLWLDPHLVVSAIDQGLTEKQIRRDCSIAIRSGSIRSLHDIAVIFGLGADIVSPYLMFATVTGEDAAPGVKLFEALNKGLEKVISTIGIHELRGYGRLFSAIGLNNEVSDVLNIVNFLGSDSLSFNFDKMKADAVGRREDFSDEKARPGKTFHFFPRIWKAIGDIASGNGEYSAYADKLKEQEENNPISIRHLTDLKEVSSSVNPESVDLAVQNHSLPFIISSMSFGSQNEIAFRAYAEAADRLNMISFNGEGGEIKDMLGKYPNTRGQQVASGRFGVNAELINSTNLIEIKIGQGAKPGEGGHLPGSKVTDKVAAARNATTGSDLISPSNNHDIYSIEDLAQMVTEIKTANDQAKVCVKVPIVPNIGTIAVGVAKAGADYITLSGFDGGTGAARVHALQHVGLPVEIGVKAAHNALIESGLRHKVELWADGGIKSALDVVKVMLLGANRIGFGTLSMIAVGCTTCRGCHLDTCHVGIATQIESEAQAKEHGLRRFVPRQFDLAVEGLMNMFNAFGKEVQALAASLGVARVQDLVGRSDLLVQARGTEAMDLQNMLDVLSAQDVAVLPQFETAASSEEQKLAVAAGAEYLDYRVEDLGKSREFSNVTAEQRILGSRVSCHRVRGKLDGSYRDLPEISLSFKDGSIPGNGLGAYNSDGIAIHVDGGAQDGVGKTAFGGSFMIFKAKGKDGQYYNGSVGKGTGYGAQQGIFMIQGNADVRAGIRLSGADMIFGGRLTKPVKTSGANLGVDANIKGFAFEYMTNGRGLVLGDPGPWICAGMTGGVVYLRHQPEMGLTEEAIQARIAKGAKVEIESLSDKGIADVTELLTAYQERLTAFGHTEEASVIAGLLENVEDNFLQVIPVKQQADPSVSTE; from the coding sequence ATGACCAAACAGATGAGAAACTGGAGTCCAAGTACATTTAGAGATTTTCAAAAGCATGTTGAACATGATAGCTGTGGTATTGTCTCCGTCATGGAGAAAAAACGGATCCCAACAAAGAAAAACATCGATGACTGTATTAACGCCTTAATTACGATGAATCACCGCGCTGGTTTTATTAATGAAGAAGGCGACGGTGTTGGTATTCACATTGATATTCCAAAAGCAGTGTGGAAAGAAAAATTAACAGAAGCAAATCAAGATGCTTCCATTGCTGACCGTTCTGATTTTGTCGTTGGTCATTTCTTTATTGACCAAACAGCCAATGCTCAAGCGACAAAAACAGAAATAAAAGCAAAAATGGTGTCCTGTGGATTCGACCTTGTGTATGAAACAGATAACGTAACAAATACCGATGCACTTGGTCCATTAGGAAGAAAAGAAGAGCCTGTTTTCTGGCAAGTGGCACTATTGCCAGCCTTTGAACTTTCTCAATTAAATGAAACACTCTTTAAACTTGTTATTGACATTGAAGAAAATAAATTAGTTCATGTTGCTTCATTAAGCAATTACTATGCAATTTATAAAGTAATGGGTGCAGGCGATGTGTTACCTCGCTATTACCATGATTTAGCGAACCCACTTGTCGCATCAACAATGACACTTGGTCATAATCGTTATTCTACAAACACATTATCAAATTTCTTCCGCGTGCAACCGTTTAGCATCATCGGACATAACGGGGAAATTAATACGATTGCAAAATTACGTGATGAAGCAAGAATGCTAGATATTCCACTTGTAGATGGCGCGAGTGACTCTCAAGATTTAAACCGTGTTATTGAAACATTAATATACCGTCACAATTTCAGCTTATTCGAAGCGTTAGATGTTCTTTTCCCTCCTATCGTGAACGAAATTAAGGGAATGCCAGATCATCTTCAAGATTTATATGCATATGTACGTGAAGCTTGGGGGCATTTTGCCCAAGGACCTGCTGGAATCATTTCTCGTTTCGGAGATGAAGCAGCCTTTAGTGTTGACGCATTAGGTTTACGTCCTGTGTGGATGACAGAAACAGAATCTTCATTTTACTTTGCATCTGAGCAAGGAATTGTATCGTCTAGCGAGTTTGTTGCTGAGCCAAAACCGCTTGCACCAGGAGAAAAAGTCGGTTTGCAATGGAAAGAAGATAATTTACAAGTTATTTTCCATGACGACTACCAAGAGCTTGTGTTTAATCGCATGAGTGAGCGTGTGAATGTCGAAGGAAGTCGTAAGCGTTTAAGTACACCACAAATGAAAGACGAAAAAAATACCGTTACTTCGTTACCATTAAAAATAACGAATGGTCATTATTCTGCTTTTGGCTGGGATCGTGAGCATATTCAAATGGTTGAGCAAATGGCAGATAAAGGCGTAGAGCCGATTCGTTCCCTAGGACACGATGCACCACTCGCTACTCTTCACCAAGGTCGCAAAAACATTGCAGATTTTATTAAAGAAAGTGTTGCTGTTGTTACTAACCCGGCGATCGACCGTGACCGTGAAATGGAGCATTTTTCCACTCGTGTCATTTTAGGTAAGCGTCCATCATTATTTGATCATGAAACGGACCATACAAACTTAGAATTAGTGTCTCCAATCGTACTTGAAGGAGCAACCGGCGCAAAACTAGCAGAAGCTGGTGAACAGCCGTCTTATAACCAAGTTGTTTCGTATTATAAAGAGCTACAAGCTTCTCATATTTTATCTGCAACATTTGGTGAAAATGAAACGGTCGCTGAAGCTTTACAACGTCTTGTTGACGATGCCGCTGAAGCGATTGCAAACGGTGCACAATTAATCGTATTAGATGATGAACAAGCACATAGTGACAATCATTTATGGCTTGACCCACATCTTGTTGTTTCTGCTATTGACCAAGGGTTAACAGAAAAACAAATCCGTCGTGACTGTTCGATTGCAATCCGTTCAGGTTCTATTCGTTCGCTTCATGACATCGCTGTTATTTTCGGTTTAGGTGCAGACATTGTCAGTCCATATTTAATGTTTGCGACTGTAACAGGTGAAGATGCAGCACCAGGTGTGAAATTATTTGAAGCATTAAATAAAGGCCTTGAAAAAGTCATTTCCACAATTGGAATTCATGAACTTCGTGGATATGGACGATTGTTCTCAGCTATCGGGTTAAACAATGAAGTGTCAGATGTATTAAACATCGTTAACTTCTTAGGCTCTGATTCATTAAGCTTTAATTTTGATAAAATGAAAGCTGATGCCGTTGGCCGTCGTGAAGACTTTTCTGATGAAAAAGCGAGACCAGGAAAAACGTTCCACTTCTTCCCTCGCATTTGGAAAGCGATCGGTGACATCGCCTCTGGTAATGGTGAATATAGCGCTTATGCAGATAAATTAAAAGAACAAGAAGAAAACAATCCGATTTCCATTCGTCATTTAACTGATTTAAAAGAAGTCTCTTCTTCAGTTAATCCGGAATCTGTTGACCTTGCTGTTCAAAACCATAGCTTGCCATTCATTATTAGCTCGATGTCGTTTGGTTCGCAAAATGAAATTGCGTTCCGCGCGTATGCCGAAGCCGCTGATCGTTTAAATATGATTAGCTTCAACGGTGAAGGTGGAGAAATTAAAGATATGCTTGGCAAATATCCAAATACTCGTGGACAGCAAGTGGCGTCCGGACGTTTTGGTGTGAATGCCGAGCTCATTAATTCAACAAATTTAATTGAAATTAAAATTGGTCAAGGAGCAAAGCCAGGTGAAGGTGGTCATCTTCCAGGCTCAAAAGTGACAGATAAAGTTGCCGCTGCTCGTAATGCGACAACTGGTTCTGACTTAATTTCTCCTTCTAATAACCATGATATTTATTCGATTGAAGACTTAGCGCAAATGGTTACGGAAATTAAAACAGCCAATGACCAAGCAAAAGTGTGTGTGAAAGTACCAATCGTTCCAAACATCGGAACCATTGCAGTCGGTGTTGCAAAAGCAGGTGCTGATTATATTACATTAAGTGGTTTTGACGGCGGAACAGGGGCAGCTCGTGTTCATGCTCTTCAACACGTTGGATTACCAGTTGAAATTGGTGTTAAAGCCGCTCATAATGCCTTAATCGAGTCAGGATTACGTCATAAAGTCGAGCTTTGGGCTGACGGCGGAATTAAGAGTGCACTTGATGTTGTCAAAGTAATGCTTCTTGGCGCCAACCGGATTGGATTTGGAACACTTTCGATGATCGCTGTCGGTTGTACAACATGCCGTGGTTGTCACCTTGATACGTGTCACGTTGGAATCGCGACACAAATTGAGTCAGAAGCACAAGCGAAAGAACATGGCTTACGCCGTTTCGTTCCTCGTCAATTTGACTTAGCTGTTGAAGGCTTAATGAATATGTTTAATGCATTCGGAAAAGAAGTTCAAGCATTAGCGGCATCACTTGGTGTTGCTCGCGTACAAGACTTAGTTGGTCGCTCTGACCTTCTTGTGCAAGCACGCGGAACAGAAGCAATGGACTTACAAAACATGCTTGATGTTCTCTCTGCCCAAGATGTTGCTGTATTGCCACAGTTTGAAACAGCAGCTTCTTCTGAAGAGCAAAAACTTGCGGTTGCTGCTGGCGCTGAATATTTAGACTATCGTGTTGAAGATTTAGGGAAATCACGTGAATTCTCTAATGTCACAGCAGAACAACGTATTTTAGGAAGCCGTGTGTCTTGTCACCGTGTTCGTGGAAAACTTGACGGTTCATACCGTGACTTACCAGAAATTAGCTTAAGCTTTAAAGATGGTTCGATTCCTGGTAATGGTCTCGGTGCTTATAACAGTGACGGTATCGCGATTCATGTTGATGGAGGAGCACAAGACGGTGTCGGAAAAACAGCCTTTGGCGGCTCATTTATGATTTTCAAAGCAAAAGGCAAAGACGGCCAGTATTATAACGGTTCTGTCGGAAAAGGAACTGGATACGGTGCACAGCAAGGAATCTTTATGATTCAAGGAAATGCTGACGTACGTGCTGGAATCCGTTTATCTGGTGCCGATATGATTTTCGGTGGTCGGCTCACAAAACCTGTTAAAACGAGCGGAGCAAACCTCGGTGTTGATGCCAATATTAAAGGCTTTGCCTTTGAATATATGACAAACGGCCGCGGCCTTGTCCTCGGTGACCCAGGTCCATGGATTTGTGCAGGAATGACAGGTGGAGTTGTCTACCTCCGTCACCAGCCAGAAATGGGCTTAACAGAAGAAGCAATTCAAGCCCGAATTGCGAAAGGGGCAAAAGTAGAAATTGAATCCCTTTCTGATAAAGGCATTGCCGATGTCACTGAATTGCTGACAGCATATCAAGAGCGTTTAACGGCGTTCGGTCACACAGAAGAAGCTTCAGTCATTGCTGGATTACTTGAAAACGTCGAAGACAACTTCCTTCAAGTCATCCCAGTTAAACAACAAGCTGATCCGTCTGTATCTACAGAATAA
- a CDS encoding cation diffusion facilitator family transporter, with the protein MMENNRFKQAETATWIGIIANGMLAIMKGIIGWIAGSRALIADAAHSASDVAGSFAVLAGLKTAKKPPDKDHPYGHGKAENIATIVVAILLIVVGLEIALSSLKLFFEDAPVAPKGIALLAILISILVKEILFQYKYRLAKKINSQALLAEAWHHRSDVLSSVAAFVGVFGAMLGQQYQIPVLLYFDPLAGLIVAVIVIKIGFSLAKQSSSVMMEQVLEQEEVQPFYETVSMIEGVKNIDEILARTHGHYVVVDIKVAVDANLSVAEGHMISKQVKEKLLTDHDKIKKVFVHINPYQSDYDKSKVVL; encoded by the coding sequence ATGATGGAAAACAATCGTTTCAAGCAAGCGGAGACAGCAACTTGGATCGGAATTATAGCAAATGGAATGTTAGCGATTATGAAAGGAATCATTGGATGGATAGCAGGAAGTCGAGCATTAATAGCCGATGCTGCTCATTCGGCGTCCGATGTAGCCGGTTCATTTGCCGTTTTAGCTGGGTTGAAAACCGCGAAAAAGCCACCGGATAAAGACCATCCATATGGTCATGGCAAAGCCGAAAATATAGCGACGATCGTTGTGGCGATTTTATTAATTGTTGTTGGGCTGGAAATTGCGTTATCTTCACTTAAACTATTTTTCGAAGATGCACCCGTGGCTCCAAAAGGCATTGCCTTACTTGCCATTCTCATATCGATTCTCGTAAAAGAAATCTTGTTTCAATATAAATATCGGTTAGCGAAAAAAATCAACAGCCAGGCTTTACTAGCTGAAGCATGGCATCATCGTTCAGATGTCCTTTCTTCTGTTGCAGCTTTTGTTGGAGTGTTTGGAGCGATGCTCGGTCAGCAATATCAAATCCCAGTTCTCTTATATTTTGACCCTCTTGCTGGACTAATTGTAGCTGTCATCGTCATCAAAATTGGCTTTTCTCTAGCCAAGCAATCAAGCTCAGTAATGATGGAACAAGTGTTAGAACAAGAGGAAGTCCAACCGTTTTACGAAACTGTCTCAATGATAGAAGGCGTCAAAAACATAGATGAGATTTTAGCAAGAACACACGGGCATTACGTCGTTGTTGATATTAAAGTCGCTGTTGATGCAAACTTAAGTGTTGCAGAAGGCCATATGATTTCAAAGCAAGTCAAAGAGAAGCTACTAACCGATCATGATAAAATTAAGAAAGTGTTTGTTCATATTAACCCGTATCAAAGCGATTATGATAAAAGTAAAGTTGTGTTGTAG
- a CDS encoding PH domain-containing protein, whose product MYFPSKKDVWMTILIWVCIFAFVFPPIFVAEITILGMIIPVICAIFLGWVWFQTGYMIESETLFIKCGPIKLLVKIADIEQIRLTKNPFTAPALSMDKIEIQYAPYRTVQISPIDQQQFIEQLLKHNPTIKIDQH is encoded by the coding sequence ATGTACTTTCCATCGAAAAAAGATGTCTGGATGACGATTCTCATATGGGTATGTATTTTTGCGTTTGTTTTCCCGCCTATATTCGTTGCTGAAATTACGATTTTGGGGATGATCATTCCGGTTATATGTGCGATTTTCCTAGGATGGGTCTGGTTTCAGACCGGTTACATGATTGAATCGGAAACGCTATTCATTAAATGTGGCCCGATTAAATTACTCGTTAAGATAGCGGATATTGAACAGATTCGATTAACAAAAAATCCATTTACGGCCCCGGCTTTATCTATGGATAAAATCGAAATCCAGTATGCGCCCTATCGAACGGTTCAGATTTCCCCAATAGATCAACAGCAATTCATTGAGCAACTGTTAAAGCATAATCCTACTATAAAAATTGACCAACATTGA
- a CDS encoding glutamate-1-semialdehyde 2,1-aminomutase has product MNVKQSELLYEEATEHILGGVNSPSRSFKAVGGGAPIFMEKANGAYFWDVDGNRYIDFLAAYGPIITGHAHPHITKAITKAAENGTLYGTPTRLENQFAKMLKQAIPSLEKVRFVNSGTEAVMTTIRVARAYTKRDKIIKFAGCYHGHSDLVLVAAGSGPSTLGTPDSAGVTQNIAKEVITVPFNDIAAFKEAMEKWGEEIAAVLVEPIVGNFGIVEPFPGFLEEVNEVTHQAGALVIYDEVITAFRFMYGGAQNYLQVEPDLTALGKIIGGGLPIGAYGGKQAIMEQVAPLGPAYQAGTMAGNPASISAGIACLEVLQEPGVYEKLDKLGAQLEQGILAHAKAYDVPITVNRLKGALTIYFHTEKVTNYEQAENSDSEMFARFFKLMLAQGINLAPSKYEAWFITIAHTEQDIEEALQAVKHAFNQLK; this is encoded by the coding sequence ATGAATGTAAAACAATCTGAATTATTATACGAAGAAGCGACCGAGCACATTCTTGGTGGGGTCAACAGTCCGTCACGCTCGTTTAAAGCAGTTGGTGGTGGGGCACCAATTTTTATGGAAAAAGCAAATGGGGCGTACTTTTGGGATGTAGATGGCAATCGTTATATTGACTTTCTAGCGGCATATGGACCGATTATTACCGGACATGCTCACCCACATATTACAAAAGCCATTACGAAAGCTGCGGAAAACGGAACATTATACGGTACACCAACAAGACTTGAAAATCAGTTTGCAAAAATGTTAAAGCAAGCAATTCCTTCATTAGAAAAAGTCCGCTTTGTCAATTCTGGGACTGAAGCGGTTATGACGACTATACGCGTTGCTCGTGCTTATACGAAACGTGATAAAATCATTAAGTTTGCTGGGTGTTATCATGGTCATTCTGATCTTGTATTAGTTGCGGCTGGGTCTGGTCCATCTACGCTTGGGACGCCGGACTCTGCTGGGGTAACGCAAAACATTGCAAAAGAAGTGATTACCGTTCCTTTTAATGATATTGCTGCTTTTAAAGAAGCGATGGAAAAATGGGGAGAAGAAATTGCTGCGGTGTTAGTTGAACCGATTGTTGGAAACTTCGGGATTGTAGAGCCGTTCCCAGGCTTTCTTGAAGAAGTGAATGAAGTAACCCATCAAGCAGGGGCACTTGTCATTTATGATGAAGTGATTACAGCTTTCCGCTTTATGTATGGTGGTGCCCAAAATTACCTTCAAGTGGAACCTGACTTAACAGCATTGGGAAAAATTATCGGGGGCGGATTACCGATTGGAGCTTACGGTGGGAAACAAGCGATTATGGAACAAGTCGCTCCGCTTGGCCCTGCTTATCAAGCAGGCACAATGGCGGGAAATCCTGCATCGATTAGCGCGGGGATTGCTTGCTTAGAAGTACTGCAAGAGCCTGGTGTCTATGAAAAATTAGACAAACTCGGCGCTCAACTTGAACAAGGCATACTTGCTCATGCAAAAGCATATGATGTTCCGATTACAGTTAATCGACTTAAGGGTGCGTTAACGATTTATTTTCATACTGAAAAAGTAACGAACTATGAACAAGCAGAAAATAGTGATAGCGAGATGTTTGCTCGCTTTTTTAAACTTATGCTTGCTCAAGGCATTAACTTAGCACCATCTAAATATGAAGCGTGGTTTATTACGATCGCACATACAGAACAAGATATTGAAGAAGCATTACAAGCTGTTAAACATGCCTTTAACCAATTAAAATAA